A single window of Jaculus jaculus isolate mJacJac1 chromosome 14, mJacJac1.mat.Y.cur, whole genome shotgun sequence DNA harbors:
- the Tmem171 gene encoding transmembrane protein 171, with the protein MSSIATAEPDGDQRDQRVTKLIFFLFVFGAVLLCVGVLLSVFGYQACQSKPLARCSTVLKIAGPSCAVAGLGAVVLARSRARLQLLHRGQRGASQDPNGAFICGESRQFAQCLIFGFLFLTSGMLISILGIWVPGCGSDWTQEPMNETDTGEGEPQMCGFLSLQIMGPLIVLVGLCFFVVAHIKKRNNLHASHHASEGEEGHVHTNGSEPVHVTVGDSVIIFPPPPPPYFESSASSETRTPGAPGLFPAENPPSYYSLFNYGTRTPESQGATSERERELIYTISGTPSPSEISHPTHLASDLPPRYEEKENTPASPLALPSESSAP; encoded by the exons ATGTCTTCCATCGCGACTGCTGAGCCCGATGGGGACCAGAGGGACCAGCGTGTCACCAagctcattttcttcctctttgtcttcGGCGCGGTCCTGTTGTGCGTGGGAGTCCTGCTCTCGGTTTTTGGGTACCAGGCGTGCCAATCTAAACCCCTCGCGCGCTGCAGCACGGTGCTGAAGATCGCGGGGCCTTCGTGCGCGGTGGCGGGGCTGGGCGCGGTGGTCCTGGCCCGTTCCCGGGCGCGCCTGCAGCTACTCCACCGAGGGCAGCGGGGAGCTAGCCAGGACCCCAACGGAGCATTCATCTGTGGAGAGAGTCGCCAGTTTGCCCAGTGCCTCATCTTTGGGTTTCTGTTCCTGACCAGCGGCATGCTTATCAGCATCCTGGGCATTTGGGTCCCTGGATGTGGCTCGGACTGGACTCAGGAGCCTATGAACGAGACAGACACTGGAGAGGGAGAGCCCCAGATGTGCGGGTTCCTTTCTCTGCAGATCATGGGACCCTTGATTGTGCTCGTGGGGTTGTGCTTCTTCGTGGTCGCCCACATCAAGAAGAGGAACAACTTGCATGCCAGCCACCACGCCTCCGAGGGCGAAGAAGGTCACGTCCACACGAATGGCTCCGAGCCTGTCCACGTCACTGTCG GTGACTCGGTGataatattccctccccctccaccgcCTTACTTTGAATCTTCAGCTTCTTCAGAGACTCGAACCCCTGGAGCTCCCGGCTTGTTCCCAGCTGAAAATCCACCTTCCTATTACAGCCTTTTTAACTATGG AACCAGAACTCCAGAGAGCCAGGGCGCAACTTCTGAGAGAGAGCGGGAACTTATATACACCATTTCTGGGACCCCTTCACCCTCTGAGATCTCGCACCCCACACATCTCGCGTCGGACTTACCCCCCAgatatgaagagaaagaaaatacccCAGCCTCACCGCTGGCTTTACCTTCCGAGTCTTCTGCACCTTGA